The Aeoliella mucimassa genome includes the window CGCTGGTGGGAGCGATGGCTGTACGGCGAGCGGTTTCGTGAGACCGAAAAACTGCTGGTCTAGTCCACCGATTTTGCCGCAATTTTTCGCCGCCACACGCGGCCTCTATCTTGCCCAGATCGCAGGCAATAAGCAGAATAGCGAAGTCCCCAAGGCGGGCGGGATTTTGCTTGTGGGCAAGCAACCACCTGGCGACCTTGGCTGGCGATGTCGGCAGGCCAGTCGGTTGCGGTGTCCTGGTTCCTGCTTTTCAAGATCATTTGGTTGTGAGCTGCACTCATGGAAGCCTTGCTGACCGTCGTCCTGGCACATGCTGACACGCAAGTACGCGAGCAATTAACGAACATCCTGACGAGCTTTGGGCACAAGCTGCACGCGGTTTGCGAAACCACGAGCGAACTGCTGGCCGCTTGTTATCCCAAGCCTCCGCAGATGATTGTCACTGGCATCATGCTGAAGGATGGCCACTCGATCGATACGTTGCTGTCGATCAGCGAGATCGAACCGACTCCGGCCGTGGTGGTGACCGATCGCGATTCGCTGGCGGATGCCGAGCAGGCACTCAAGGATCACGTGATGGCTTACCTGGTGGAGCCAGTGACCGAGGAAGACATCAAGCCGACCATCTTCCTCGCTCGCCAGCGCTTTCGGCAGTTCGAAGAACTGCGGGCGGAGAACAAGGACCTGCGTCAGGCGCTGGCCGACCGTAAGGTAGTGGAGCGGGCGAAGGGCATCTTAATGGCATCGCAGAACCTGAGCGAAGACGAGGCGTATCGCAGTTTGCAGAAGCTCGCCCAATCGAAACGCAAACGGCTGGTCGAAGTGGCCGATGCCATTCTCACCGCAGCCGAACTCGATGCAGTGTAAAACTACGATCACTGCATTTGGTGAGTGAGTAAACATTGTCGCTTCGGGTGACCGAATGCAACGTGGTTTGCGATTCTCTAAATTGCGTTTAGTGCTATCGAACAAGATAAAAAACTTGTTTCACTTGGTTGTCGCCAATGCCAGGCTCCCTATAGTACTTGCAGAGCCGCAACGATTGGCGGCTACTAATGATGCAACACCGACGACCATGGCGTGTCGTTTTAACCTTGCATCACCGGCCTACGACAGCCCGGCTTTGGACAAAATCCGATGCCGGGCTTTTTCGTAACTGGACGCGAAGGTTGCGCTCGTTATTTGCAACAATATTCGTATCCCTAACAAAGGAGGTTCCGATGAATTGGGATCAAGTAGAAGGCAAATGGAAGCAAGCAAGTGGTGCTGCAAAAGAGAAGTGGGGAAAACTCACCGACGACGATTTGCAGCAGATTGATGGCAAACGCGATCAGCTTGTCGGCAAAGTACAGGAACGCTACGGCATCGCCCGCGAAGAAGCGGACAAGCAAGTCGAAGAGTTCACTGGCACCTGCCAGACCACCTGCTGCAGCTAGTTCACACGAGCTAGTTCATCCATCCCCCCAGACACAAATGTTTGGGAAGACGTTTCGCACGGAACGTATGCGACGTATTGAAGAAAAAAACCGAAAGGACAGAGTGATGCGTATTCTATCCCTTACTACCGCTTTGATTACTTCTGGCGCTATCTCGCTTACCTCGCTGTCGCCCGCCATGGCGCAGGACGGTAACGCTCAGCAACGCCAGGCACGACGAGCCACCGTGTCGTCTGCCAAGCTGGATGAAACCACGCGAGGCAACACGGTAAGAGCCAGCCATCTAATCGGCATGAACATCGTCAATCGCGAAGGCGAAGACATCGCCCAGATTAACGATCTGGTACTCGACGCCAAGACCGGCCGCATCAATTATGTGGCCGTCCAGTACGGCGGTTTCCTGGGAATGGGCGACAAGTTGTTCGCCGTACCTTACGATGCACTCCATGTTCGTCATAACCCGAATGCCGACGCGAGTAACCACGACGCTCAGCCGGTACTGATGCTGAACGTTACCGAGCGACAGCTCGAAGGTGCTGAAGGCTTTGACCAGGATCAGTGGCCCGACTTTTCGGACCGTGATTACACCGGTAGCTTGCAAAAGCGTTATGGCGTAGGAAAAGACCGCGCCGATCGCAATCGCGATCGTGACCGCGATGGTGGTGTAAACGTCGATATTGGCCGTCGTGGCATCAATGTCGATGTTGGTGACGAATAATCCACCTCACCTCGACAACGATCTACGTCGCAACGTGTGGCAGCGTTGGTCGCAGTCTCCCCACGATTGCGATCACGCGGCCACACGAAAGCGACGCAGCGAGTAACCAGCGATCTCGCCGATGGATTGCTCTCAGGGGGTAAAACAATCGGTGGTAGATGCGACGTACTTCGCTAGTTCGCAATGCAAGGGATGTTCGCGCTCGGCTTTCTAAACCTTCCAGACTTTAGCGAGTTTGAGCGCGACGCCCCATGCGACTGGCACTAAATAAAGGAGACTTACCATGCTTGGTTGGGCACTCACTTTCTTTTTGATTGCATTGGTTGCTGGTGTTCTCGGCTTCGGTGTTGTGGCCGGAACGGCAGCCTGGATTGCGAAAGTTTGCTTCGTGCTATTCCTGGTGCTGTTTGTCGTCAGCCTGGTGGCTGGTCGACGTCCGACCGCAATATGACGAAGAAGGAAGCGAATTTCACATTCGCCGAATCTTTCTGGGACAATCAAAGACACGCGATCCTACGGGTCGCGTGTCTTTTTTTATGCGCCAAAGGTTACAGATCCAGACTGTAGAAGAGTTCGACCAATTCTTGATCGGTCGGAAGTTCTTGCACGTCGGTCGTCGATACTAGCTGGCGGTGTCGACGAGCTTCGTCCAGGTTGCCTAGCTCCGAGTAGGCAATCGCCAAGGCGACGTTGGCAAACGTCCGCACATTCTTTTGATTGCGGGGAGCGTTGGCCAGTTCCTCGAGCGGTTCGAGCGCCTCGCGATACTGACCTTCGTGCAGATAATGGCGGGCGAGTCCCTGCTTGGCCAGGTTCACCTCGGCGATGTTCGCGTCGGGATGATCGATGGCCGCTTGCCACCCGGCCGGGGTGTCGATCATGCGGGCGTGGAACAATTGTTGGATCGCTGAATCGTGATTCAGTACGTCGGGCTCGCTGTCGGCCAGTACGTAGGGACGTCGCAACAGGAACGCGAGGGCCGCGCCGGCCAGGGCCGCGACCACAATCAAGCGAATGATGCGTCGGCGTTCGAAGTTCGGCAGTTGCAGCGCGCGGGTGCCGCGCATCAGCTGATCGAGTTCGCTGGTCGCTTCGATCTGCGACGACGACAGCGTGGCCAGGTCGCTGGCCGACCAATTCTCGGGGCCTTCGGCCCAGCCTTCGTCGGAAGCTTGCTTGGCAAGCGATCGCAGCGCGTGCAGGAGTTCGAGTGGGGTGGTATAGCGGTCGTCGGGCTTCTTGGCCATCATGCGTTCGACGAGCGCGACCAACGCCGGCGGGGTGGCTGGAGCGTGGGTGGTGATCGGCAACGGCTGCTTGTTCACGTGCTGCACGGCCACCGACAGCGGGGTTTCGCCCTGGAACGGCGGCTCGCCTGCCAGCATGTGATACGCGGTAACGCCGAGCGAGTAGATGTCGCTCCGGCTGTCGACCGGGCGGCCTTCGATTTGCTCGGGGCTCATGTAGAGCGGGGTCCCCATGGTGACCCCCGCTTGGGTGCGATTGTTCGCGCTGTCGGTCGTTACGCGGGCGAGTCCGAAGTCGGCGACTTTCACCTCGCCGGTGCGGGAGAGCATGATGTTCTCGGGCTTCACGTCGCGGTGCACGATGGAGCGTTCGTGGGCCTTCGACAACGCCGCGGCCACTTGGCGAAGGATGTCGAGCACTCGCCCTGGTTCTACCTGGCCATGGCGTCGCATCCACTCGGCCAGATTTTGTCCGGCCACGTACTCCTGGGCGATGAAGTGCGACCCGTTGGCCTGACCCACTTCGTAGACTTGCACGATATTGGCATGCACCAGTGCGGCAGCCGAGCGGGCTTCGTGCTGGAAACGCTCGACGTAGTTCGGCTGGGCTGCGAGTTCCGACGAGAGAACCTTGAGGGCGACCTGCCGGGCAAGCGATTGCTGTTCGGCAAGATAGACCTCGGCCATGGCTCCGCGACCGAGCCGGCGGAGCACGCGATAGTCGTTCAGTTGCCTGCCAGTAAGGTCGGACAAAGAGAGTCGATCCGCAAAATAATTGCCACAGAATCATCTTCGGGCAGCTCCGCCGCGCTTGCCCGAGGCAAGGGGTCGTGCCCCGACACCATGGTAAGTGAGACATCGCTCGAGCGGAATCGCCTCTTCGGCTCCACCAAGCTCCAGAAGCCCAACCCAAGGGATTGTCACCACTTACGCAACGCCGGAGGTCCCGGCGCGATACTTCATTCTATCGCAAACAAGTTGTTCGTGTCAGAATGGGGGAAGATTGTCCAAATTCTTGAACTTTTCATGGAACCATCCGGGCTTCGCATTCGTCCAACCATTTGCCAGCACTGGCTGGAATAAAATGGGTTCTTTTTAACGATTCGCATGGCAATAACAGGGGGATAGGGCGATAATCGATCGTCTCTGGAGAATAACTCTTCTGTTTGCCGCACCTGCCCACACTTTTTTACCCACGGAGGCTCTCTAGTTATGTCGCATCAACACAAAGGTCTGCTCTTTGGAGCAGCTAGCCTGGCAGCCATTGCGTGCCTGGCGCCGTTCGGCCAGGCCGAAGAAGCGGCCAAGGCCGAGCCGGCGAAACCTGCCGTACGCGTGCAGGCGGTGCCTGCGATTCCGCTAATGAAAGCCACGAAGCTAGCCGAACCACGTGGGCTACAGCCGGCCGCGCAGGTTGCTTGCACCGATGGCGAGTGCCCCACCTGTGAAGCGTGCGAGGCAGGAACCTGCACCGACGCGAACTGCCCCGCGAAGCTAGCTGCCCAGACCGTGAGTGTCGAGCTGTCGGCCGCTGGTAGCGATGCCGAACTCGGCACGCCGACCCACCACCAAACCAAGATTCTCAAGGCCAACCAGGAAGGTCTCGAGTCGACCAAGCTCAACTGCTTCTGCATGACCCTCGATGGCCGGGTGCTTGCCGGTTGCGGAACCGACGAGTCGAACGGCGAGATTCGCGTGTTCGACAGCAATGGCGACTACGTCGAGTCGTGGAAGACCCCTGTGATGGTCGAAGCCATCAACGTCCGCGCCAGTGATGGCCAGGTGTTCGTCGCCGGCAATGGTAAGCTGGTGATGCTTGATGATGCAGGTAATGTAAAGCTAGAGAAGCAGTCGCCGCATGCCTCGGTGAGCGAAGAGCAAGCCGCCAAAATGCGCGAAGCGGTCATCGCCCAGCTAACCCAGCGGGTCGAGATGTACAAGCAGCAGGCTAAGATCTACGACCAGCAGATCGACACCTACACCGAAAAGGTGAAAGAGCTGAAAGCCAAGCTTGAAGCCCAGGACGAAGACGCCGAGGATGAGGATGCCGAACGCGTTCGCAAGATGCTCACTCAGCAAATCACTCAGTTCGAGCGGGTGAAGACCAGCTTGGAGAAGACCCGCGAACTGTGGGATCAACGCATCGAGCAACTCGGCGACGCCGAGCCAAGCGATGAGGACATCCAGAACCAGATCAAGTCGCAGATTGCCCGTAAGCTGGCGGTCGCGTCGATTAGTGCGGTCGGCGATAAAGTGTACGTTGCTTGCTCCGAGTCGGTCGGCTACGGCTACTGCGTGTGGGCGATTAGCGACGATTTCGAGTCGGGCGAAGAGCTGGTCGGCGACCTCCGCGGTTGCTGCGGCCAGATGGACGTGCAAGCCAACGCCCAAGGCATCTACGTCGCCGAGAACTCGCGCGATCGCGTAATCTGCTACGGTTTCGATGGCGAAGAAGTCGTGTATTGGGGCCACGCGGCCCGCGATGGCATCCGCGGCTTCGGTAGCTGCTGCAATCCCATGAATGTCGCCTTCGGCCCGCAAGACACGGTTTACACCGCCGAGAGCGGCACCGGTCGCATCAAGCAGTACTCGTCGAAGGGCGAGTTGCTGCAGGTCGTCGGCTCGGCCGATCTGGTACCTGGCTGCAAAAAGGTATCGATTGGGGTTAGCCACGATGGCAATCGCGTGTTTATGCTAGACATTACTCGCGATCACATTGTGATGATGGACCGCATTCCCGCCGACGAGCGGGCAGCCATGGTGGCCCAGGCCGCTGCGGCCGAAAAGGCGGCCAACGAGCCGGAAGAAGACGAGGCCAAGAACACCCAGGCCAGCACCACCGCCATTCAGGTGCTGCGTGCCTTGGTTCCTGCCAACTAGCCGTGAAGCCAAGCCATGCCTTGCTCTCGGCTACCACCGAGAGCAAGGTGTCGGCATCCGGAAGCACCAACGCCCGGTGCAATGCCGCGGAACACGCCAGGCATTGCTTCGGGCGTTCACGCTTTCGGGACCGCATCGTGTTCAACTCCAACCATTAAAGGACCCCAACATGCTCAAGCCGCTTACTCTCCTCGCTTGCCTGACGCTGGGACTCGCTCCCTGGGCCTCGGCAGACGAACCAGAGCAAGAGCCACTCAACATGGTGGTGATGGATCCCCTGGCCGCGCCGCTGTCGTGCCCCTGCGTCGAAGGCTACGCCCAGCGTAAGTACGAGAAGCTGGCCGAGTACCTTACCGAAAAGCTCGGCCGCGAAGTGACCGTGTCGTTCGGCGAGTCGATCTCGCGGGCGATGGAAAAGGGCGACATCGAAACCGCCCACATCATCATTGGCAAAGACTCCGTCGTCCGTGGCGATGCTGCCAAGCTCAAGTTCCGCGTGATGCCAGTCGCCCAGCTCACGGGTAAAGATGGCTCGACCACGCAAACCGGGTTGGTCGTCGTCCGTGGCGGCGACGCGGCGCAGAAGATCGAAGATCTCGAAGGCTACCGCATTCTCTACGGCCCGCAGGAGTGCGACGAGAAGTTCGCCGCGCCGCGCGAGCTACTCGCCCAGGCGGGCATCGACGTGGTCGCCGCCGAGCAGGCCGAAACCAGTGCTGCCTGTAGCGATGGGGCTTGCAAGATCATCGAGTGGGGCGACTCCGAGAAAGCCGCCGCGGTGATCTCGAGCTACGCGGCCCCGTTGCTCGAAGGGTGCGGAACCATCCAGAAGGGCGATCTCCGCGTGGTCGGCGAAACCAAGCCGGTGCCGTTTGTCACCGCGTTTGTGCATCGCAAAGTCGCAAAGGAAGACCGCCGCGCAATCCGCCAGGCGCTCGTCAACTCGCTCGACGATCCCGAACTGATGCTCGCGCTCGAAACCTTGCAGGGCTTCGTGCCGGTGACCAAGGAGTATCGAGAGCTTTACAAAACCAAAGCTGCCGAAGCGAAAGCTGCGAAGTCGCAGGAGTCCACGACCGACTCTGCCTCGACCGACTCAGCAACTTCCACCGACGCAGCCCAAACCGAGCAACCAGCTCCAGCCAGTACCACCCTCGGGTGGACTGGTTGGCGCGGCCCGCACCGCGATGCCCACGTGCGAGCCCTGCCAACCAGCCTCCCCGAGTTGCTGCCGAGTGTCTGGCAAGTGCCGCTCGCCCATGCCGGGCTTGGCGGGGTCGCGGCCACCGACAAGTACGTGGTCATCGGCGATCGCAACCTGCCGAACACCGGCGACGAGTTCCGCTGCTACGATGCCGATACCGGGCTGCTGCTCTGGATGGTCGACTACCCGGCCGAAGGCCACCTCGACTACGACAACACCCCGCGGGCGACCCCGCTCATCGTGGCCGGCAAGCCCGGCACGGTCATGGAGTCGCCGCGCGTCTACCTACTCGGGGCGTTCGGCGACCTCACCTGCGCCGACCTCGCGACCGGGCTCATCTACTGGCAAAAGAACATCCGCCAGGAGTTCGGCGCCGACAACGAATTGGTGTGGGGCACCTGCTCGTCGCCGCTGGTGGTCGACGACAAGCTAATCGTTAATCCCGGCGCGCCCGAAGCGTCGATCGTCGCCCTCGACCTCGCGACCGGCCTGCCGATCTGGCAAACGCCCGGCAACACGTCGGGATACGGCTCGCTGATCACCGCCAAACTGGGGGGCCGCCTGCAAATCGTTGGGCACGATCGCACCTCGCTCGGCGGGTGGGACGTCGCAACCGGCGAGCGACTCTGGACCCTGGTGCCGCCGCGGAAAGGCGACTTCAACGTACCGACTCCGATTGCCATCGACGGGCAGCTGCTCGTCACCACCGAAGGCAACGGCACCCGTCTCTACGCGTTCGACGACGCCGGGCGGATCGTCGCCGAGCCGAAAGCGGTGCAACCGCAGCTCGCCCCCGACATGAGCACCCCGGTGGTGGTCGGCCGCCGGGTGTTTTGCGTCTGCCGGCATCTCTATGAACTCGATCTCGACAACGCCCTGGTCGAAGTCGCCCGACTCGAAGACCGCTCGCTCGACGACTACGCACCCATTCTGGCCGACAGCGAGCGCCTGCTAGTGCTCGCCCACGGCGGCGAACTACTGCTGATCGACATCACCGGCCCCGAGCCAACAATCACCAGCCGCACCTATCTGTTCGATGATCCCCAAACCCGCGAGGCCGAACTCTACAGCCACCCCGCGCTCGTCGGCAACCACCTCTACGTCCGCGGCGAGACGACCCTCGCACGCTTCGATCTTGGTGAATGAGCCAACGATAACCAGTAGATGACCTGCGACAATCCGTTCGGCTGATCCATCATGGGCAAGCAACGATCGCTCTATTTCTATGCAGGAGTAGGGAGTGCCCTCTTTGCTCTCTCTGTTAATCCCCTGCGGCAGACAGCTTTCGGGCAGTCTTCAACAGGCCGGGGATTGTTGGGATCCGCCCCAAGTTTCTTCGGGGTGTTGGCTTTGCTGATGTTATTGCTGGCGGTGATCAAGCCGAAATCAGCTTCGATGGTGTGGGTGACCGCCATCGTCGTCACCGCAGGAACCCTGGCGCACGAAGTGCTGCAAAAATGGAACGAGAACACCTTTGACAATGCCGATCTGATCGCCATTGTGTGTAGCTTCCTGGTGTTCTGTGTGCTCCAATGGTGTTACTCGCCGATGAAAGAGTTGTGAACGGAATTTAGGTGGTTACCTCCCCGCTTGGGTGCTCTATGGAAGTAGTTACGGAGCCGATGAAGAAGACCATCCAACTTACGATTGCTGGTGCCTTGCTGCTCGTTCTCGTTTCGGCAACTTATGTGATTCTCGAATTCGACAAGCTTCCTCTCGAACCACGAGTGCTTCAGCAGTTGCAGGTCGGCATGACTAGGCGCGATGTCGAGCAACTTGTCCCCCCTCCAACCCTCCTGCGCGAAAGTGGCAAAGAGTGGGTTTACATCCGGCGGCTCTCATGGCCCATCATCACGCTGCGGTTCTCAGACGACGACCAACTTGCCGAGGTGGTGGTTGATAGGTAGTCCGTTTTCGCGGGGGTGCTGCATCCCAGGGGAGCGCTTTGGCTCGCGGAACCCTTCGCTGGGCGACGATTCTCTTACAGGGAATGGGGAGGCTGGGAATCGATGTAGTGCATTGTCTTGGGTGCCACTGGCTCTGCCAGTGTTTGCATGCGGGAAGGTTTGTTGTGTCACCTGATGCAGTGAGAGAGGGCTGTATTGCTCCGAACAACACGTTTCCGATAGCCAGGTGCCCCCACGGAGTTTCTTCACTGGCGAAGCCAGTGGCACCCGGAGTGGGGTAGGCTTAGGTAAGCGATTTCGCCCACTCATGCCTTTACCCACCCGCTTGCGGGAGGGTCGGGCTCTCAGGCCCGGGGAGGGCCTGGGGCTTTGACGCTGGTTTTGAGTATGGGGAATCCGTGACTCCTCCCACTTTGGGGGGGGGGGTATGTTCCTAGCAGTTTTACGCTAGCAAAATAAGGCGATTGTCAGGGCGATCGCTGCTGACAGGGGACAATCGCACAACTAGAATAGACTTCCACAGCAAACTCGCCCAAAGCTAGAAGTGCTCTGTGGGCGGAGGTCGATTGGGAACAAACAGGGGACCGGGAAATGTCGCACCGCATATCGTATTTCGTGATGCTTGCTTGTCTGGGATCGGTGTTGGCGATGCCTTCGCTCACACAAGCTGACGATGTCATTGGATTTCCCCCTTTCTTCATTCAAGTAAACCCGGAAGTGCCAACTCCGGAGTCGAATACACTGCTCGAGATTTCGACCTTCACGGTGTTTGTACCTGACTACAAAGAGTTCGAGTCCACGCTAGATATCTCCGACAATGACATCAGCGTGGTGTTTACGGTCATTTCGCCCGATACCATTCCCGATGGTTTGGTCGGCTACATGGCTCTGCACGGAGAGTTCGATCTCGGCAAGCTCTCGCCCGGGAAGTATGAGGTGAAGTCAGAGTTTATCGACGGTGATTACTACAAGGTCGACACCGCAAGCTTTACCGTGGTGCCAGAACCGAGTTCGATTGCCTTGGTCGGCACTGCTGCTCTGCTGCTGGTAGCAGTGCGTCGTTCTTATCGACGCGAATGATGATTCACACGCCAGGGTAACGATTCGGCTCGCGGAGCTCGCCGGCGCGCCACCCTTCGCTGGGCGACCTCGCCCACTCATGCTTTCACCCACCCGCTTGCGGGAGGGTCGGGCTATCAGGCCCAGTCTTTCCGCCCCGGGCGGTGCGACCTGCTCGACGCGGCCTAGATCGCGTGACTCCCAAGCTACCTTAAGGCGGCACGAGGCAATGCGGCGCCGAGCCTTGCCGTTGGCGGCTATCCCAAAGGATTCTGTGCAACCTCTGCCGGACGCATCTCCATATGTTTAACTGACGCAGTGATGAGTACACTGGTGGTAGTAAGCTTGGTTGGGTGTCCCCAATTTCTATTAGTTCTAATCGTTCTCACTCGGGTGAACTTCCAGACGACATATACTACGGTCCATAGCTATGAGTAAACTACACAATAAAGCTGAAAAAGGTGACTTAGATGCTGTTAAAGCATTGATTGAGTCAGGGACTGACATTAACTCGAAGGATAGTAATGATCTTACTGCGTTGCACAATGCAGCTTACGCTGGTCGTGTTGAAGTTGTTGAGTATCTGTGCGAACAGGGAGCGGACGTGAATTTGGGGAACGCAAAAGGTTATAACCCTCTGATGGTAGCCGCAAGACAGGGTAGAGATAAGATAGTCAGCAAATTGCTATCGTGTGGTGCACAAATAGACCACGCAGATGATGAGGGATTCACTGCTTTAATATTGGGGGCTGGGTATAGCATGAATCCTAAAGTAGTTGAGAAGCTGATTAATCATGGAGCAAAATTAGACAAAACCACGAACACAGGAAGCTCAGCTCTGCTCAAGGCTACATGGTTCGGACTGGCTGAAAACGTAAGGTTGCTTGTTAAGGCGGGAGCAAATAAGGATATATCGTTCAATGGCAAATCGCCTTTGGATATAGCTAGAGAAAAAAAGTTTGCAGAAATTGAAGAGCTGCTGGCGCAGTGATGCTCGTAGAGCCCAAAGACTGTATGCCGTGTGGTCCAAACACTCAGCCGGCTGGCTCGGAGGATTACTCTCGCGTCTGGGCAGCACTCTTAGCCATTCATTTTTTTGTGTGCCACTGCTGGCTCCTCGCGGACGGCCTTTCCAGATCGCATGGCAGTAGCAACGGCTAGTTTGTGATCCGCCATGTTACCCAATCACCAGCAGTGGATTGGATTCTTGGTAGGAGGCGAAGCCGAGGGACCGTACAGTAATCGACGACATCGATTCAAAGTCGGCCCCCGAATCAGGCCACAAGGGCCTGGGCTACAGTGCGTGGTGTCAACTCGTCCCATTGCGGCACGACACTCCGTGTCGTAATCCCTGGGGAGAGATTCGCCAATCGACAAACGTTCCCTCAGGCAAAGCTTTGCCAAATTCCAACGACTCGGAGAGTCGTGCTACTTTCTTCCCTGAAAGGGAATCGTCTATCAGCCCAGCGTTGGTTTTCGGTGAGTTCCACGAGCCAAAAATCTACGCTGGGTAACGATGCTAGCCACGGATGAGCACGGATCATCACGGATGGAATAGCCTCTTGGGCTTCGCCCACCGACAACCGGGCGTGGTGCGTTCTGCGAAGTGGCCATGCGTGGTGCGCCCAGCTGTCGGTGCTACCCAAAATATCCGCGGGCTCGGCGACTCTCTGCGTGAGAATTCTTGTGGTGGCTCTATAGGTTCCCGTCGCTAGCCGACGCTTTCGGCTGCCACCGTCGGCTTGCCCGACTGTGTGGGGGGATGCTCTGAAGTGTCGGGCGGGGTCGGCTTGGAAGTCGGTGACATCCGGAGACCTTTACTTCTCGATAAGTGACACATCTCCTCTACTTCCCACCTCCCCGGGCCTGATAGCCCGACCCTCCGCCAGCGGAGGGTGAATTTGGTGCTTGGATTCTCACCAGTTTTCGCTAGGAATTGGCCACCTGTGGTGTTCTAATGGACAGGTGATCGTTGGCTATCGGCTTTCAG containing:
- a CDS encoding PEP-CTERM sorting domain-containing protein (PEP-CTERM proteins occur, often in large numbers, in the proteomes of bacteria that also encode an exosortase, a predicted intramembrane cysteine proteinase. The presence of a PEP-CTERM domain at a protein's C-terminus predicts cleavage within the sorting domain, followed by covalent anchoring to some some component of the (usually Gram-negative) cell surface. Many PEP-CTERM proteins exhibit an unusual sequence composition that includes large numbers of potential glycosylation sites. Expression of one such protein has been shown restore the ability of a bacterium to form floc, a type of biofilm.); translated protein: MSHRISYFVMLACLGSVLAMPSLTQADDVIGFPPFFIQVNPEVPTPESNTLLEISTFTVFVPDYKEFESTLDISDNDISVVFTVISPDTIPDGLVGYMALHGEFDLGKLSPGKYEVKSEFIDGDYYKVDTASFTVVPEPSSIALVGTAALLLVAVRRSYRRE
- a CDS encoding ankyrin repeat domain-containing protein, which codes for MSKLHNKAEKGDLDAVKALIESGTDINSKDSNDLTALHNAAYAGRVEVVEYLCEQGADVNLGNAKGYNPLMVAARQGRDKIVSKLLSCGAQIDHADDEGFTALILGAGYSMNPKVVEKLINHGAKLDKTTNTGSSALLKATWFGLAENVRLLVKAGANKDISFNGKSPLDIAREKKFAEIEELLAQ